The Spirosoma oryzicola genome contains the following window.
TACACGGCCGTGGAGCGTGTTCGGCGAAGGACCGGCTATCGAATCGGCTGCGCCCCTGAACGCGCAGGGTTTCAACGAAGGAAAAGGCAAACCCTTTGGCCCCGAAGACATCCGCTTCACGACGAAAGGCAATGCGCTCTATGCCATTGTGATGGGGTGGCCCACGGACGGAAAAGTGCGCATCAAAACACTACGTTCCGGGAATACCGCGCTGAAGCATAGTGTCAATAAGGTGCAGTTACTCGGGCACTCGGAGAGTCTGTCGTTCACCCCTACGGGCGACGCCCTGGAAGTGACGCTCCCCAATCGTAAGCCCAGCGACTACGCCCACTGCCTGAAAATTACGTAGGGAATTGACTCTGTAAAACCCTAACGCCTTAGTGGAAGTCCTGTCGTACGGGGCTTTCGCTAAGGCGTTGTCGGTACGTACGCAGCATATCAAGTCGAAATAGAAGTGCCTAACCATCACTTAGCCACCGTTTCTCATGTCGTTACGAAGCATTCTCTTTCTGGTATTATGGAGCGGTAGTTTGGTCGTACCGCTGACGACGTCCCAAGCCCAGGGACCGGGAAAACGGCCCGCCCCTACCGCCGACCAAAACTACCGCAATCCCATTTTGCCTGGTGATTTTCAAAACACGGACGTTATCCGGGTAGGCACGACATACTACTACATATCGGCGACGAAAGAGTTGTCGCCGGGCATGCTGATTATGGTCTCCAAAGACCTGGTCAACTGGAAACCGATAGGCCACGCGGTCAATGACCTGACGCAGATTCATCCGCGCTATAACTACGACCGGATGGAAGGCAACAGCCGGGGTATCTGGGCCGGCTCGATCCGTCATCATAACAATCAATTTTACGTTTATTTCACCGATCCTGATTACGGCCTGTTCGTCACAACGGCCACCCGCCCCGAAGGCCCCTGGTCGACACTGACCCCTATAAAAAAAGAAGCAGGCTGGGATGACCCCTGTCCGTTCTGGGATGACAACGGTCAGGCTTATCTGGTGATGACCAGCTTTGCCGACGCCTACAAGATTCGTCTGTTCAGAATGCGTAACGATGGTAAAGCCCTGCTTGACACGGGAACGGTGCTTTACCAGGGCAAGGGCAGCGAAGCCAACAAGCTGTACAAAATCAACGGCTACTACTACCATTTTTTCAGTGAAGTGACGGCAGAGGGCCGCATTCCCTTCATGGCCCGTGCCCGCGCGATTCAGGGGCCGTATGCGGAACGTCGCCAACTGATTCACAAAGCCGAAGGCGAACCCAATCAGGGTGGGCTGGTGCAAACCACCGGGGGGCAGTGGTATTTCGTTACGCACCACGGGAACGCCTACTGGTGTGGCCGCGAGGCTAGTTTACTACCCGTAGTCTGGCAGGATGGCTGTCCCCTGTGGGGAAAACCGGGCTCCGACGGCATCGGGAACATGGTCTGGTCCGCCGAAAAGCCACGTCAAACCGGCCCGATCGACACGGTACAGACCAGTGATGAATTTTCGACAGCAACACTATCGCCCCAATGGGAATGGTATTTTCAGCCACGGTCCGACAAATGGTCGCTGACGGAAAACCGCGGTTTTCTGCGTCTGTACGCTTGCAAACCGTTACAGTCCGACCAGATTACCAAGACGACCAACGTACTGACGCAACGCCCGCTACGGACCGACAAAAACGTCGTTACAGTGAAGATGGATATCTCGCATATGGTGAATGGGCAGGCAGCGGGGGTAGCCTTGTTTGGCAAGAAGACGGGCCGTATTCACGTCAGGCGATCAGACGCGGGCTTTCGGTTTATATGTGACCAGCCTGCTACATCAACCGCCATTGAAGCGATCGACTCGCGGGCGCAGTACGTTTGGTTTCGGGCAAGCTGGAACAAAGCCGGCGAAGCGCACTTTTCGTACAGCACCAATGGTCAGCAATTCGAGGAGTTGGGGCAGGTCTATCAGATTACCAATTTCGGCAATTACCTGGGTGCCAAGCTTGGCCTATACACGGTAAACGACAGCGCTGACAGTGGCTTTGTCGACATCGACTGGTTTCACTATCATACCAACCGGCCGTGAGTATTGCCAGCCAATCGGCTCCCCATTTTCGGATGTGATTACCTTGGAAAGGGACGGGACCGCCCGCCCGGATCATTCACGGTTCGACTCGGAGTCAGGTACGATTTGTGGTCAGTTGCAGCTCAGCCAAATCCCGCTTAGCTCATTTTGCGGGAGGGTTTGGTGAACCAATCAGCTATGATGACGGTAACGGCGACTGCGAACCTACCCCGCTTGCCAGTTCTCTTTACCCCATTCTAAAAAACAGACCACTCAGTATCAGGACTAAAGGACGTTTGGCTAACGTTCCAAGCGCTTAACCGTGCAATGCGACAACGTCGGCACTGGTCATTATCAGCCGCACTTGCAATTGTAGCCGTATTACATAAAAATTTATACATTTGCGCTTGTTTAAAATTAGTCTAAATAAGTATGAATCGAATTTTAGTTTTTCTCCCACTGTTGATTTCACTACATGTCGTAGCCCAAACCGGCACCGTCCGAGGAACCATTACGACATCGAACGGTAACCCTGCCGGGTTTGTAACTGTTCGGCTGGACAAATTCAGTACGGGAGCCGTAACAAATGCAACCGGTAGCTATACGATCGAAAACGTGCCGGGAGGTCTCCATACGGTTACCGCTAGCTTCGTTGGCTACAACACCCAAACAAAGGAGATAACTAGTACAGATGGACAAATCGTTACCGTTGACTTCGTGCTCACCGAGGCAGAAGCTAACTTGTCTGAAGTGGTCGTTTCAGCAAGCAGAACCAAGGAGTCGATTGACGAAATCCCTTCTTCGGTAGCGGTAATAGGCCTTAAAACCTTGCAGGACAATCTTGACATCACGACTAACCTTGGCAGTATACTGGAAAATCGTGTACCGGGCCTTGCGCCAAGTGCTGGATTGAGCAGCAATTTTGGGCAGACACTTCGCGGCCGTAACATGCTGGTGATGGTAGACGGCGTACCACAATCTACACCCTTACGAAACGGGGGCATGGATATCAGAGCTTTAGACCCTTCGGTAATCGAACGAGTTGAAGTAGTAAAAGGAGCCACGGCCATCTATGGAAATGGCGCTGCGGGCGGTTTGATCAACTATTTTACCCGTAATCCTAAAACCGGAAAGTTCATCAATAGCCATACTACTATTGGCACGAGCGGCTCATTGACCAATAAGGCCAACAGTATGGGTGGGCGTGTCAGCCAGCTACTATATGGTGATAAAGGGAAATTGAGTTATGTGCTGGGGGGCGTATATGAGCAAACCGGTGAGCAAAAAGACGCAGCTGGTGACGTATTACCTCCTATCTATGGCCTTGGCGAGACCGATTCATACAACGCTTTCGCAAAAATTGGGTATCAGCTGACGAACCAGCATAAAGTACAAGCTACGTATAACGTTTACAGCAGCAGACAAACGACCAACTATCTCACGGTAAACGGTGATTACAAGAATGGTATTAAGACGTCGGCAAAACTGGGCGAAAGCCAGGGTGTCCCGCAGGGAGTAAGAGGAAATCATAACCTGAACATTTTGTTTACAGGAAATACAGGCGTCGCCAATACCTCCTACGATGTATCGGCCTATTACCAGAGTGTAGACAACGTATTTTTCTATTCGACAGCATTTGTCGATGGCGGTGTGTCCAGGGTTTTGTCCAAAAAAAAGGGCGTTCGACTGGTACTCAATACACCTCTGAAACTATCGACCGCAGATGCCAGCCTAACGTATGGTCTGGACGCCCAACGCGATATTACGTCGCAACCCCTAGTAGATGGACGAATTTGGGTGCCCGAAATGAACATGCAAAACATGGCTCCCTTTGCCCAGGCAAGAGTGACATTTTTTGAAAAGCTGATCCTAAAAGGAGGGCTACGCTACGAAAAAGTACGTATTAGTGTCGATGATTATAACACGCTTCCTTCGGTAAATGTACTATCAGGTGCCGTAACGCCATCTATTAAGGTAAAAGGCGGTGATTTGGCGTATAATCCACTGGTTTTCAATCTAGGACTTCGCTATAATGTCTCTCCCTATTTCTCGCCTTATATCAGTTTCTCGCAAGGGTTTACCGTGTCCGATGTTGGATTGGCGCTTCGTGCTGCCCGAGTAGACGACGTAGCCAAGATCAACACCAAAGCTGTTATTGTTGACAGTTATGAAGCTGGATTTGTCAGTAAGATAGGTACGCTGCGTTTTGAAGCTATTGGTTATGTTAGTGAGTCCAGCCTGGGATCGAACAGCGTATTCCAAAATGGTTCATTTATCGTAGTCCGGGCTCCTGAACGCATTTATGGGCTGGAACTTACGGCCGACGCACAACTAACAAAAAACCTGCGGGCCGGTCTCAATTACAGCTACGTCGAAGGAAAACTGGATGCCAACGACGACAGGAACTACAATGGCCCGGAGGACGAATACCTGCCCGGCGCACGCATAGCCCCGCCCATGCTTACCGGAAATATCAATTATACCCTTTTGCCGAATAAACTGAACCTTTTGCTCCAATATACGGGGATTATGAAACGCAATCGTTTTGCCAAAAACAGCAACAATTCATACGATTATTCAAAAGGTCCCGTCAAGGCGTATAATCTGTTTAGTACCGCCATCAATTACCAGTTTTCCCAGAGCACCTCATTAAGCCTGGGCATAGAAAATCTATTCAATGAAGACTATTATCCAGCGCGTTCGCAATGGACAGCCTTAAATGATAACTACATAAAAGGTAGTGGCGCAGCGTATCGATTAACCCTACATATAAAAATGTAAGGGGTTTACAGCTAACAGGGGCCTGGATGTTATACCCAGAAGTTGGCCAAAATTGTGTACTGATCGAATGAAGAACGGGCTACGAAGGTAGTGGGGTGTCGAATCCCTCTTACCTACCGTAGCCCGTGCACTTGCTCAGCGAAGCCGGGTAACCTCCGTACTACGCAGTATACTTTTCGCTTCGAAAAAGTGGTACTGTCTATCACCCCAATCATTCACCCATTATGAGCAAAAGCCAATTAGCCGTTAAAAAAGCTCGTTTCAGGAAGCGTTAGTTAAACTTGCCATGCAAGCCGCCGTATAAGAATCGATTAAAACAGCAGCTACTACTTGGTATCAGTCGACTTTTTTCCAGGTAAAACGCTGGCCATTCTCCTTGGTAACGCAGCGAACTACCCGACCAGCCGTATCACGCTGGAACGTCAGTCGACTGTTCTACTTCTGCGGAAAAAAATGGTCCGCGCTACTGGCAAGCAAGGCCAATTCCGGTAGTTGATCCTTATGGTGTCACAGCGAATACAACTGTCCATTCCGGAGAACGATATCCATTTCGTAACCGCCTGGTTGATCCGCCACGTAGCGACCGACGTACTGCCTCAGCAGTTTTGGTGCTAAGTGTACCTGCGGCCTGGGTAGCCACAATTCATCGGGCATTTCAAAGACAATCACCGATAAGCTTTACGCACCGGGAAAGACGGAATCCGCATGATTGCCGAAATTATTGACCAAAACGATCGTTAGGTGTTCCGCTGGATAGTAGACAAATTCCGACATAAAGCCGGGATAGCCACCACTGTGACGCAGGTAAGGATTCCCCCCAAATTGGCCAGTATACCAGTCATAGCCGTAGCCCTTGCGACGGGGCGCGAAGTCCAACTGCCAGGAACGGGCCGACAGCAGCTGCCGGTTAGCGACGGTTTTTGCCCACCGTCGCATATCACCTGTCGAGCTGTAGAGCCCGCTCGCAGCACACAAATTTAAATATTGCACGGGTATCGATCCATAGAAGTGTCTGTGGGTCAACATTGGAGAGGCACCTACCTAGACGTTGCATTACTCCGGCATTGACGGGTTTGCCTACGAAGAAGGCTTCGAATATACTCTAACGGTCAACCAGAAACAGGTTGAAAATCCGCCGATGGATGGATCCAGCATTCGCCACACGTTAGTGAACGTCGTTGAAAGGACCAAACGCTGAAAGCGTTCTACTCAGTCAGCCTCTAAGTTGACCTATCCATCTGCCAACCCAGTCCAAAGAGTCCAAACGTAAATACAGTGCTATCCGTTGTGGTAGGCGTGTAAAGTAGCCATGCGTTCAACCGTGACGATCCGCCTTACCAACTGAGGTAGTACGCTGAAACAGGGGTAATCTTTTAACTAGCTATCTTGTTTCGGCTCCAACATATGCCCAGCAGCAATAATCCAGTCAGAATAAGAACCTCGCAAAAGGTAGGAGTCACCAGCACGTATTGCCGTTCCTAATGTGTATCCACCGTTTCTATGCAAACGTCAAACTAATCTGCACGTATTTATACTGTATGTAAAGGATAGACTGTTTGGTTGGCGGGGTCGGCAAAACTAATCCGACACGAGCACCCGATCCGAGCTATTTTTTGTTATTCTGATAACAGAGGGATGGTCGCGATCAGGCACCAAAGGCCATTTACGAAGGCCCTTCCGTTGTCAGACCGGGAAGTAATGCCTCAAAACTCCTACAGTTGATCAAACAGGTATATTATTTACTCACTTCACTAGCGTAGCGATACGTGAAAGCGTCAACGTCGATCAAACCGGTATCAGCGGTTAAGTTATAGTTGAAAATGCCCAGCCGATCGCCCCGATAACTGCCCCAGACGAGTTGCGTTTTCGTTCCTATTGGCGTGAAGGTTTTACCGTCAGTGCTGTACAAATACTGATTTATGCCGCCGAAACCCCAGGACGATTGCAGCCAGATCGTTTTCCCATCAATCACTGGACCCGTCGAATCGGTATCGTTAACGGTGTAAACCAAGTACCGTTTACCATCCTGTTGTTTTATGCCCAATGCGCTGTAGCTGGCCGTCGACAGATGCGTCAGGCCGGCATGTTGCCCGTTCGCCATGCCGCTCATGTCAAGTTTGACGGTGGCTACGTTCGACTTTGTGCGCATGCTGCGCTGGGTGATCGTATTGCCAGCCCGGAGCAATACTTTTTTCGGATTCTGCGGATCTATTGGCCGAAAGGCGTGCAGCCGGAGAAAGCCCCGCCGGTCGGTCAGTGACCATTTGTCGGACCGGGGTTGGTAGTTCCACTCCCATTGAGACAGTAACTTGGTACTGGTGAACGCATCGTCGGTCTGCATACGCAAGGGGGTGCCTTTACTGATGATCGGCTTCCTGGCTGACCAGATCATGTTTCCGATGCCGTCGGCGCCTACTGCCCCCACGATAGGCCAGCCGTCAACCCAGGTTACGGGAAGTAAACTGGCGGCCCGCCCTTCCCAATCGCCGGTACCGTGATGGGTAAAGAACCACCACTCGCCGTTTGGCAATTGCATCAGGCCACCCTGATTGGGTTCTTTGTCGGTTGCTGCGTTGACGTGGTTGAGTTGGCGGATTTCCCAGGGCCCGTGTAGGCTTTTGGACCGCTCCATCATCATTACCCGCCCTTCCTTGTTGACCTCACTAAAGTAGTGGTAATAAAGGCCGTTGATTTTGTAGAGCTTGTTAGCCTCACTTCCCTGCGACTGGTGAATGATTCTATCCGACTCCATGATCAGGCTCTTTCCGTCAGGGGTCATCTTGAACAGGTGGATGTTGTACTTTTTGCCGTTTTTCGGATCAAGCCCAAACTGGGTCGCTATGAAATAAAGTTGCCCATCATCATCCCGGAACGAACAGCAGTCGTCCCAGCCCTGCACTTTCCAGAGTTGGTGAAGGGGCTCCCAGGGACCGGCCGGATTGGTAGCACTGCTCATAAAGAAGCCATCATCCGGCGTACCGAAATACACCCAGAACTTATTGTTGTAATACCGAATCGACCCCGCCCATATACCTTTCCCGTAACTGTTCATTTTATCCCAGTTGAGGTCGGGACTTATCCGCGTGAGATCGTCGGCAACGTGACTGAGCAACTCCCAGTTGACCAGGTCTTTGGAGTGCAGCACCGCCATGCCCGGCGAATACTGCATGGTGGACGAAATGGCGTAATAGTCGTTACTGACGCGAATGGCGTCCAGATCACTGAAATCACTGGGGATGACTGGATTGCGGTACGTTCCGTTTCCCTGATCACCCCATTGTTCCGTTTGTTGCCCCCTTGCGTTCAGCCCGAAAAGCGACAGCAACACCAGCACTGAAATTACGCTTAACCTGGTCATGTTTATCCCGTAATTGATACAATGTATGGCACCTAAATATATTTCTCAGTTGGCTGTTTATCAGCCCTTTTGTATCCTCTCATCCTCGGTCTGTGTCCTCCCAGACCGCCTTGAAGTAGGCTGATATGAAGGCGTTCTGTGAGGACACAGACCGAGGATACGGGGACGTATTCATACTGTGGTTATTACCGCTGGTAGTCGTTGACTCAGATGCATCGCCAGCGTCTCCGAAACGCCTTGCTCCAGAAACTGGAGCAGGTAGGCACTGACAGCGGCCTCAAAGCCAGGCAATTCGGCCAAGTTCTCCCCCCACAGCGCCGTATTTCGTAACACGGTTGCGACGACCTGTTCAGGCGATGACTGTGCCCACAGGTTAGCAAAGTAAGTGACTTCGCTATCCTGAATTACATAGCGTTCCCCCGCCCGATTACCATAGCAAACGCCATCGTCCAGCTGCACCCCACGCATGAACAACAGGTAAGCCGCGAACCCAAACGCCATGCTTAGGGGTGGTTGCGCCTGAGTCCGGTAGTACTGCATCAGCGTCGGCACGTTTCGTAGCTTCATTTTCGCCGTGTATTGCACGGTAATTGCCAGCCACCGGTGTTCGATGTAGGGGTTTCGGAAACGATCCTGCGTCTGCTGGCTGAATTGCGCAGCCGCTTGGCCATCCACGGGATACGGGATACCGGGCGTCAGTTCTGCCGTCATCAATCGATCGATGTAAGCCGCGACGTCCGGGGTTTCCATGGCTTCCCGAACGGTATTGCACCCGGCCAGGTAGGCCACGCCACAGCTTAGTGTATGTGTCCCATTCAGGAGCCGGAGCTTCAACTCCCGAAACAGATCGATGTCGGGCTGAATAACGACGCCTTCGTCAGCTTGCGCAAAGGAGAGTCTGGCTTTAACCCGTTCGTCACCTTCAATCGCCCAGAGTTTGAATGACTCCGCGACAATCAGCAGCTCATCCTGGTAGCCGAGTTGCTCCGTCAACGCCTGATGTGTCGCCTGATCGGGCTTACCCGGCACGATGCGATCAACCAGTGAATTGCAGTAGGTATTGGCGCTATCGAGCCAGTCGAGGAATGGATCTTCCAGATCATTGTAAACCGCCAGTTGCCGAACGATGGTCCGTAATGTCTCCCCATTTTTCGGGATCAATTCCGTGGGAACGATAATCAATCCTTTGTCTGGATCGCCATCGAATGCTTGGTAACGGGCGAGTAATACGGCCAGTAATTTACCCGGAAACGAGGTTGGTGTGCCTTGCCCAATAGACTCCGCCACATACTGAATACCGACTTCCGTTGTATTGGACAGGATTAGCTGCAAATCGGGGCTTGCGGCTACCTGTAGCACGTCCGGCCAGGCGTGGTCGGCGACTAAAACCCGGCTGATGGCCGAACAGCGTACATTTTCTTCAATTGTCTGCCCGTTGGCTACCCCTCGAATGCACAGGGTGTACCGGTTGTTCTGCTTGGCAAACGAAGCGACGTCGCCACCACTGGTCGATTTGATGACGACAATCCGGCCGTTGAATACCCCCTGTCTGTTCGCTTTGTCAATCAGGTAATCGGGCAGTCCGCGTAGCAGCACGCCCGTTCCAAATTGTAAAACACGTTCAGGCAGTTGCTCTGTTCGCGGATCGTCGGGCCAGGGCTGGCTTGTCGGTAGGTCGGTATGTGCTGGCATATTCATAGCTTCAGGTGGTGTAAACAGTCGATGGTTAAATCGTACCGCCAACGTTTGGTGAGCGGTACTGATTTTCCCGTAGCTTCAGTGAGAACCACGGTTGCTTCGTGGTTCTCACTACTACACGACTGGGGCAGCTTACTAATTGGCCTGTATGGTGTATACTTTCCCTTTTTCGGTTTTCAGCCGCAACACGTAGCCTTCGTCGGTTTTCACAGCGGTTTGCTTACTGCCCTGAATGCGAACGGGTACATTGGTGAGCAGCGCTAGATCACCACCGGTCAGCGATTTTAGGGTAGCGCCGGTGAGGGTTGATTTTTTCCAGTTCATACTCACCTCGAAACCGCCCCTTGCTTTCAAGCCTGTTACGCTGCCTTCCGACCACGAATCGGGTACGGCGGGTAGCAAATGAATCTTATCCAGGTGGCTTTGCAACAGCATCTCCGCCATGCCCGCCGTACCGGCGAAGTTGCCATCGATCTGGAACGGTGGGTGCGCGTCGAAGAAGTTGGGATAGGTGCCCCCGCCCCGACTCATCTGCGTACCCGTCGTGGTGACATAATGCATCAGCTGGCGGATGAGTGAATACGCGTGGTTTCCGTCCTGCAATCGGGCCCACCAGTTTATTTTCCAGCCCTTGCTCCAGCCGGTTCCTTCGTCGCCCCGCAGTTCCAGCGTTTTCCGAGCCGCCGTAAAAAATTCCGGCGTTTGGGTGGTAATCTGCCGGCCAGGGTGCAATCCGAACAGATGCGATACATGCCGGTGGTGCGGATCGACCTCGCGGAACTCCTGGTTCCATTCCAGCAATTGACCCTGACTACCGATCCGGAGTGGAGACAACTGATTGCGCTTGGCGATCAACTGGTCCCGGAAGGCTTTATCCTGGTTCAGCACGGTGGATGCGTCGATCAGGTTAGTGAACAAATCCCAGATAATCGACATATCCATCGTGGTGCCTACCGATACGCCCTGCTGCTTACCGGCCGCGTCGAAGAATTTGTTTTCGGGCGTAGTCGAGGGGGCGGTTACCAGCTTGCCGTTCTTATCGGGCACCAGCCAGTCGAGCGAGAACAGAGCCGCCTGTTTCATGATGGGGTAAGCCCGCTCGGCCAGAAATTTCTTGTCACCCGTAAACTTATAATGTTCCCAGAGGTGCTGACACAGCCAGTTACCACCCATTGGCCAGTTAGCCCATAGCGGATCGCCATCGCCCCGGTCACCGACGGCGTTGCTGAGCCCCCAGATATCGGAG
Protein-coding sequences here:
- a CDS encoding tagaturonate reductase, whose product is MNMPAHTDLPTSQPWPDDPRTEQLPERVLQFGTGVLLRGLPDYLIDKANRQGVFNGRIVVIKSTSGGDVASFAKQNNRYTLCIRGVANGQTIEENVRCSAISRVLVADHAWPDVLQVAASPDLQLILSNTTEVGIQYVAESIGQGTPTSFPGKLLAVLLARYQAFDGDPDKGLIIVPTELIPKNGETLRTIVRQLAVYNDLEDPFLDWLDSANTYCNSLVDRIVPGKPDQATHQALTEQLGYQDELLIVAESFKLWAIEGDERVKARLSFAQADEGVVIQPDIDLFRELKLRLLNGTHTLSCGVAYLAGCNTVREAMETPDVAAYIDRLMTAELTPGIPYPVDGQAAAQFSQQTQDRFRNPYIEHRWLAITVQYTAKMKLRNVPTLMQYYRTQAQPPLSMAFGFAAYLLFMRGVQLDDGVCYGNRAGERYVIQDSEVTYFANLWAQSSPEQVVATVLRNTALWGENLAELPGFEAAVSAYLLQFLEQGVSETLAMHLSQRLPAVITTV
- a CDS encoding serine hydrolase, which gives rise to MLTHRHFYGSIPVQYLNLCAASGLYSSTGDMRRWAKTVANRQLLSARSWQLDFAPRRKGYGYDWYTGQFGGNPYLRHSGGYPGFMSEFVYYPAEHLTIVLVNNFGNHADSVFPGA
- a CDS encoding TonB-dependent receptor; translated protein: MNRILVFLPLLISLHVVAQTGTVRGTITTSNGNPAGFVTVRLDKFSTGAVTNATGSYTIENVPGGLHTVTASFVGYNTQTKEITSTDGQIVTVDFVLTEAEANLSEVVVSASRTKESIDEIPSSVAVIGLKTLQDNLDITTNLGSILENRVPGLAPSAGLSSNFGQTLRGRNMLVMVDGVPQSTPLRNGGMDIRALDPSVIERVEVVKGATAIYGNGAAGGLINYFTRNPKTGKFINSHTTIGTSGSLTNKANSMGGRVSQLLYGDKGKLSYVLGGVYEQTGEQKDAAGDVLPPIYGLGETDSYNAFAKIGYQLTNQHKVQATYNVYSSRQTTNYLTVNGDYKNGIKTSAKLGESQGVPQGVRGNHNLNILFTGNTGVANTSYDVSAYYQSVDNVFFYSTAFVDGGVSRVLSKKKGVRLVLNTPLKLSTADASLTYGLDAQRDITSQPLVDGRIWVPEMNMQNMAPFAQARVTFFEKLILKGGLRYEKVRISVDDYNTLPSVNVLSGAVTPSIKVKGGDLAYNPLVFNLGLRYNVSPYFSPYISFSQGFTVSDVGLALRAARVDDVAKINTKAVIVDSYEAGFVSKIGTLRFEAIGYVSESSLGSNSVFQNGSFIVVRAPERIYGLELTADAQLTKNLRAGLNYSYVEGKLDANDDRNYNGPEDEYLPGARIAPPMLTGNINYTLLPNKLNLLLQYTGIMKRNRFAKNSNNSYDYSKGPVKAYNLFSTAINYQFSQSTSLSLGIENLFNEDYYPARSQWTALNDNYIKGSGAAYRLTLHIKM
- a CDS encoding glycoside hydrolase family 43 protein; translated protein: MSLRSILFLVLWSGSLVVPLTTSQAQGPGKRPAPTADQNYRNPILPGDFQNTDVIRVGTTYYYISATKELSPGMLIMVSKDLVNWKPIGHAVNDLTQIHPRYNYDRMEGNSRGIWAGSIRHHNNQFYVYFTDPDYGLFVTTATRPEGPWSTLTPIKKEAGWDDPCPFWDDNGQAYLVMTSFADAYKIRLFRMRNDGKALLDTGTVLYQGKGSEANKLYKINGYYYHFFSEVTAEGRIPFMARARAIQGPYAERRQLIHKAEGEPNQGGLVQTTGGQWYFVTHHGNAYWCGREASLLPVVWQDGCPLWGKPGSDGIGNMVWSAEKPRQTGPIDTVQTSDEFSTATLSPQWEWYFQPRSDKWSLTENRGFLRLYACKPLQSDQITKTTNVLTQRPLRTDKNVVTVKMDISHMVNGQAAGVALFGKKTGRIHVRRSDAGFRFICDQPATSTAIEAIDSRAQYVWFRASWNKAGEAHFSYSTNGQQFEELGQVYQITNFGNYLGAKLGLYTVNDSADSGFVDIDWFHYHTNRP
- a CDS encoding DUF4377 domain-containing protein produces the protein MHYSGIDGFAYEEGFEYTLTVNQKQVENPPMDGSSIRHTLVNVVERTKR
- a CDS encoding glycoside hydrolase family 43 protein, coding for MTRLSVISVLVLLSLFGLNARGQQTEQWGDQGNGTYRNPVIPSDFSDLDAIRVSNDYYAISSTMQYSPGMAVLHSKDLVNWELLSHVADDLTRISPDLNWDKMNSYGKGIWAGSIRYYNNKFWVYFGTPDDGFFMSSATNPAGPWEPLHQLWKVQGWDDCCSFRDDDGQLYFIATQFGLDPKNGKKYNIHLFKMTPDGKSLIMESDRIIHQSQGSEANKLYKINGLYYHYFSEVNKEGRVMMMERSKSLHGPWEIRQLNHVNAATDKEPNQGGLMQLPNGEWWFFTHHGTGDWEGRAASLLPVTWVDGWPIVGAVGADGIGNMIWSARKPIISKGTPLRMQTDDAFTSTKLLSQWEWNYQPRSDKWSLTDRRGFLRLHAFRPIDPQNPKKVLLRAGNTITQRSMRTKSNVATVKLDMSGMANGQHAGLTHLSTASYSALGIKQQDGKRYLVYTVNDTDSTGPVIDGKTIWLQSSWGFGGINQYLYSTDGKTFTPIGTKTQLVWGSYRGDRLGIFNYNLTADTGLIDVDAFTYRYASEVSK